A window of the Leishmania infantum JPCM5 genome chromosome 18 genome harbors these coding sequences:
- a CDS encoding UDP-glucose pyrophosphorylase, translating to MENDMKSLSAAAQACVKKMRDAKVNEACIRTFIAQHVMVSKGETGSIPDSAIMPVDSLDALDSLTIECDNAVLQSTVVLKLNGGLGTGMGLHDAKTLLEVKDGKTFLDFTALQVQYLRQHCSEHLRFMLMDSFNTSASTKSFLKARYPWLYQVFDSEVELMQNQVPKILQDTLEPAAWAEDPGCEWAPPGHGDIYTALYGSGKLQELVKQGYRYMFVSNGDNLGATIDKRVLAYMEREKIDFLMEVCRRTESDKKGGHLARQTVYVEGKDGQPDAEKRGLLLRESAQCPKADMESFQDINKYSFFNTNNLWIRLPVLLEMMKEHGGTLPLPVIRNEKTVDPSNSASPKVYQLETAMGAAIAMFESASAIVVPRSRFAPVKTCADLLALRSDAYVVTDDFRLVLDDRCHGHPPVVDLDSAHYKMMSGFEKLVQHGVPSLVECKSVTVKGLVQFGAGNVLAGTVKIENADSASAFVIPDGAKLNDTTASPPQSTDK from the coding sequence ATGGAAAACGACATGAAGTCtctcagcgccgccgctcaggCGTGCGTAAAGAAGATGCGCGACGCCAAGGTGAACGAGGCGTGCATCCGCACCTTCATCGCACAGCACGTCATGGTCAGTAAAGGCGAGACGGGGTCCATTCCCGACTCcgccatcatgccggtcgaCTCCCTCGATGCCCTGGACAGCCTCACCATTGAGTGCGACAACGCTGTCCTGCAGAGCACCGTTGTGCTGAAGCTGAacggcggcctcggcacCGGCATGGGGCTGCACGACGCCAAGACGCTGCTCGAGGTCAAGGATGGCAAGACGTTTCTTGACTTTACAGCGCTTCAGGTACAGTACCTTCGCCAGCACTGCAGCGAGCATCTGCGCTTTATGTTGATGGACAGCTTCAACACCTCCGCTAGCACCAAGAGCTTTCTGAAGGCGCGCTACCCGTGGCTGTACCAGGTCTTTGACTCTGAGGTGGAGCTGATGCAGAACCAGGTGCCCAAAATACTGCAGGACACGCTCGAGCCCGCGGCCTGGGCCGAGGACCCGGGGTGCGAGTGGGCGCCGCCGGGGCACGGTGACATCTACACCGCTTTGTATGGCTCCGGCAAGCTACAGGAACTCGTCAAGCAGGGCTACCGCTACATGTTCGTCAGCAACGGCGACAACCTCGGCGCCACCATCGACAAGCGCGTGCTGGCGTAcatggagagggagaagatcGACTTTCTGATGGAGGTGTGCCGCCGAACGGAGAGCGACAAGAAAGGCGGTCACCTGGCTCGGCAGACGGTGTATGTGGAGGGCAAGGACGGTCAACCAGACGCCGAGAAgagggggctgctgctgcgggaaTCGGCCCAGTGCCCCAAGGCGGACATGGAAAGCTTCCAGGACATCAACAAATACTCCTTCTTCAACACGAACAACCTATGGATCAGGCtcccggtgctgctggagatgATGAAGGAGCAcggcggcacgctgccgctgccggtcaTCCGCAACGAGAAGACGGTCGATCCATCTAACTCAGCATCACCCAAGGTGTACCAGCTGGAAACTGCCATGGGCGCCGCGATCGCCATGTTCGAAAGCGCATCGGCCATTGTCGTgccacgcagccgcttcgCGCCAGTGAAGACGTGCGCCGATCTGCTCGCTCTGCGCTCCGACGCCTACGTCGTGACGGACGACTTCCGCCTCGTCCTGGACGACCGCTGCCACGGCCACCCGCCCGTCGTCGACCTCGACAGCGCGCACTACAAGATGATGAGCGGCTTTGAGAAGCTTGTGCAACACGGCGTGCCATCGCTGGTCGAGTGCAAGAGCGTGACAGTGAAGGGGCTGGTTCAGTTCGGCGCTGGCAACGTTCTCGCAGGCACGGTCAAGATTGAGAACGCGGACAGCGCCTCGGCGTTCGTGATCCCCGATGGCGCCAAGCTAAACGACACAacggcgtcaccgccgcagtCGACAGACAAGTAG
- a CDS encoding putative dynein light chain 2B, cytoplasmic, with amino-acid sequence MAAAGSGPDIEELVKRITSHRGVRGFLIINNEGIAIRHSFTEASRELAVQYAALFQPLAMSAKTVLQEIDSNNELQLIRLRSKKDEVIVAPDNKYMLIIIQDADMDKVEAKK; translated from the coding sequence ATGGCTGCCGCCGGCTCCGGTCCTGATATCGAGGAGCTGGTGAAGCGCATCACTTCTCACcgcggcgtgcgtgggtTCTTGATCATCAACAATGAAGGCATCGCCATCCGCCATAGCTTCACCGAGGCGTCGCGGGAGCTGGCGGTCCAGTATGCGGCGCTTTTCCAACCGCTGGCTATGAGCGCCAAGACAGTGCTGCAGGAGATCGACAGCAACAACGAGCTCCAGCTCATTCGGTTGCGCTCCAAGAAGGACGAGGTCATTGTGGCACCAGATAACAAGTACATGCTCATCATCATCCAAGATGCTGACATGGACAAGGTAGAGGCTAAGAagtga
- a CDS encoding Hypothetical repeat protein, whose translation MSVYTAMHANTYTHTRIRVLLSPSQKPTQHNGSFGCCSTSVAPPSLPSLSFLCRIHLRQRTDKHHWRQLPLSPILALCVCVCVCLGGCGTASPPLSLVVSILCLRFLFVFVCCFHHRHHRHHHHHHRHHHHHHRHHHHHHRHHHHHHRHHHHHHRHHHHHHRHHHHHHRHHHHHHRHHHHHHRHHHHHHRHHHHHHRHHHHHHRHHHHHHRHHHHHHRHHHHHHRHHHHHHRHHHHHHRHHHHHHRHHHHHHRHHHHHHRHHHRHHHRHHRHHHHHHRHHHHHHHHHHRHHHRHHRHHHRHHRHHHRHHRHHHHHHRHHHRHHRHHHHHRHRHRHHKQRYIRMIVAQNARAETQYYFV comes from the coding sequence aTGAGTGTCTATACAGCAATGCACGCAAACACctacacccacacacgcatacgtgtcctcctctcgccctcccaGAAACCTACACAACACAACGGTTCTTTTGGTTGCTGCTCTACCTCCGTcgcacccccttctcttcccaGTCTCTCCTTCTTGTGTCGAATACACCTGAGGCAGAGGACAGACAAGCATCATTGGCGCCaacttcctctctctcctatATTGgcactgtgtgtgtgtgtgtgtgtgtgtctgggcGGGTGTGGCactgcttctcctcctctatCTCTTGTTGTATCAATACTTTGTTTACggtttctttttgtttttgtttgttgcttccaccaccgccaccaccggcaccaccaccaccaccaccgacaccaccaccaccaccaccggcaccaccaccaccaccaccgacaccaccaccaccaccaccggcaccaccaccaccaccaccgacaccaccaccaccaccaccggcaccaccaccaccaccaccggcaccaccaccaccaccaccgacaccaccaccaccaccaccgacaccaccaccaccaccaccgacaccaccaccaccaccaccgacaccaccaccaccaccaccgacaccaccaccaccaccaccgacaccaccaccaccaccaccggcaccaccaccaccaccaccgacaccaccaccaccaccaccggcaccaccaccaccaccaccggcaccaccaccaccaccaccgacaccaccaccaccaccaccgacaccaccaccaccaccaccgacaccaccaccggcaccaccaccgccaccaccggcaccaccaccaccaccaccggcaccaccaccaccaccaccaccaccaccaccgacaccaccaccgccaccaccggcaccaccaccgccaccaccgacaccaccaccgccaccaccggcaccaccaccaccaccaccgacaccaccaccgccaccaccggcaccaccaccatcatcgccaccgaCACCGCCATCACAAGCAAAGATACATAAGGATGATAGTTGCGCAAAACGCAAGGGCAGAAACACAATACTACTTCGTCTAG
- a CDS encoding putative 5-oxoprolinase yields MSITVAAEEKLYPSFRFAIDRGGTFTDIIAHVTHADGTVTQEVTKLLSVDPQHYADAPSEGIRRILRKHLPEKVAATGPVDVSHLEEVRMGTTIATNALLEHNGERCAMVLTEGFEDILTIRDQARPHLFALNIVKAQALPEQVMAAKERIRPVSDKEQAAYASQAEWPSTWVRCGESFVMDVLQPLHTDDIRQKLQAAYDAGIRSVAVCLLHSYAYAVHEQQVKHISQEVGFPAISLSSELMALIKYVPRSITASVDAYLSPLILNYIASFKANFAHNLAGVRLYFIQSDGGLTSADTFYGYRAVLSGPAGGVVGYAHTCAEDLGATVQAVGFDMGGTSTDVSRCEGPVVYHTVEAEIAGTPVQAPQVQVHTVAAGGGSLLRWENGMFHVGPTSAGAHPGPACYGKGGPLTVTDANLVLGHLHPDYFPKVFGPNADQPLDKKASVKLFKALAAEIARDCSEGTDPFMSVEELAFAFVLVANEAMCRPIRNITEASGHRCAEHALAVFGGAGGQHACAMARSLGMNKIYVHRLASILSAVGASVTDVVEERMASVRLDLRAEGLAPVVVQQFDELIGSAAAQLRRLGFDDNHIVIERFLSMQYEGTNTSLIIAEGDDQAVAASAVFSAEKFERLYLAQYQQQYGFVLSGARRIIIDGVRIRTRGTLQSRSEREAQAASAATATQKQLQQPPYTTRTEKVPPQPVSMTRSYFASGWEEIPVYHVDPANGPLRGPALLIMNGTSVLLEHESTAYTNDKGNVIIHTAQIVEQFTTELSPLPLSIFSHRFMSIAEQMGNALQRTSISTNIKERLDFSCAIFDPDGNLVANAPHIPVHLGAMGAAVRWQRDHYGSEWKEGDVMLTNHPACGGSHLPDITVISAFFHEGKIVSYVASRGHHADVGGTTPGSMPPFSKTLMEEGAAIKTLKLVQQGTFNEDGIREALLAPGKLPGMSGCRTIEDSVSDLRAQVAANNRGIQLLQGLIESYTLEVVQAYMKHIQTTAELAARRVLQRIAREYGEAAESGTADTGLVTLQATDYMDDGTPICLRISIQPESGEATFDFTGSGSQVLNSTNCPTAVVHSSIIYCIRCLVDSDIPLNQGCMKPITVVVPPNSILSPDEDLPVVAGNVTTSQRVTDVVLMALRAVANSHGCMNNFTLGSSDFAYYETICGGSGAGPTFAGTSAVHTNMTNTRLTDPEIFEARYPILLRTFRIRRDSGGAGLHRGGDGVVRSVLALRDMIAVVLTERRVLAPQGLLGGGSGERGLNMLYVPVTPSHTATLGAPVWKNAHDMLHDKMRGPWMEEEQTTLYHPRNIGGKNVVDVKMGDIITLYTAGGGGCYAAAA; encoded by the coding sequence ATGTCTATCACAGTTGCAGCCGAGGAGAAGCTATACCCCTCCTTCCGCTTCGCCATTGATCGCGGCGGCACGTTCACGGATATTATCGCCCATGTCACTCATGCAGACGGTACGGTGACTCAGGAAGTCACGAAGTTGCTCTCTGTAGACCCACAGCACTACGCCGATGCCCCAAGCGAAGGCATTCGTCGCATTCTGCGCAAGCACCTCCCCGAGAAGGTGGCTGCCACCGGCCCGGTCGATGTGTCGCACCTTGAAGAAGTCCGCATGGGCACAACCATCGCAACGAACGCGCTTCTGGAACACAACGGCGAGCGCTGCGCCATGGTGCTGACGGAAGGCTTCGAGGACATCCTCACCATTCGCGACCAGGCGCGCCCGCACCTCTTTGCGCTGAACATCGTGAAGGCCCAGGCGCTCCCGGAGCAAGTGATGGCTGCGAAGGAGCGCATTCGCCCGGTGTCGGACAAGGAGCAGGCCGCGTACGCGTCGCAAGCGGAGTGGCCGTCGACGTGGGTGCGCTGCGGGGAGAGCTTTGTGAtggatgtgctgcagccgctgcacaccGATGACATCCGGCAGAAGCTACAGGCGGCCTACGATGCCGGCATCCGCAGCGTGGCCGTGTGTCTTCTTCACTCGTACGCCTACGCcgtgcacgagcagcagGTCAAGCACATTTCGCAGGAGGTCGGCTTCCCCGCCATTTCGCTGTCCAGCGAGCTCATGGCGCTCATCAAGTACGTGCCACGCTCCATCACGGCCTCCGTGGACGCCTACCTGAGCCCGCTCATCCTCAACTACATCGCCTCCTTCAAGGCGAACTTCGCGCACAATCTGGCCGGTGTGCGGCTGTACTTTATCCAGAGCGACGGCGGGTTGACGAGCGCCGACACCTTCTACGGCTACCGTGCCGTGCTTAGCGGCCCGGCTGGTGGTGTGGTGGGGTATGCCCACACCTGCGCCGAAGACTTGGGCGCCACCGTGCAGGCTGTGGGCTTTGACATGGGTGGCACAAGCACTGACGTCTCGAGATGCGAAGGGCCAGTAGTGTACCACACCGTCGAGGCCGAGATTGCTGGCACGCCAGTGCAGGCCCCGCAGGTGCAAGTGCACActgtcgccgctggcggcgggtcgctgctgcggtgggaAAACGGGATGTTCCACGTGGGTCCCACCTCTGCGGGCGCGCACCCGGGACCCGCCTGCTACGGCAAGGGTGGTCCACTGACAGTGACAGATGCAAATCTGGTGCTGGGCCACCTGCACCCCGACTACTTCCCCAAGGTGTTTGGCCCCAACGCGGACCAGCCGCTGGACAAGAAGGCCTCTGTGAAACTGTTCAAGGCCTTGGCCGCCGAGATCGCACGCGACTGCAGCGAGGGCACTGACCCCTTCATGTCCGTCGAGGAGCTAGCCTTTGCGTTTGTACTCGTGGCGAACGAGGCGATGTGCCGCCCCATTCGCAACATCACCGAGGCCAgcggccaccgctgcgccgagcacgcgctggcggtcttcggcggtgccggcggccagcacgcgtgtgccatgGCCCGCTCATTGGGCATGAACAAGATCTACGtgcaccgcctcgcctccATCCTAAGTGCCGTGGGGGCAAGTGTGACGGATGTTGTGGAGGAGCGCATGGCAAGCGTGCGGCTGGACCTGCGCGCGGAGGGactggcgccggtggtggtgcaacAGTTCGACGAGCTCATcggctctgctgcggctcagCTGCGTCGACTTGGCTTCGACGACAATCACATTGTCATTGAGCGCTTCCTGAGCATGCAGTACGAGGGCACCAACACGAGCCTGATAATCGCGGAAGGCGATGACCAGGCGGTCGCCGCGTCAGCCGTCTTCAGCGCTGAAAAGTTTGAGCGCCTCTACCTGGCGCAGTATCAGCAGCAGTACGGCTTTGTCCTAAGCGGCGCCCGCCGCATCATCATCGACGGTGTGCGCATCCGTACGCGTGGAACGCTGCAAAGCCGATCCGAGCGCGAGGCACAGGCGGCAAGCGCGGCGACTGCGACGCAGAAGCAACTCCAGCAGCCGCCGTACACGACTCGGACGGAGAAGGTGCCTCCGCAGCCGGTGTCCATGACGCGCAGCTACTTCGCCTCTGGCTGGGAGGAAATTCCTGTTTATCACGTCGACCCCGCCAACGGGCCTCTCCGCGGCCCCGCGCTGCTCATCATGAACGGCACgagcgtgctgctggagcacgaGTCCACGGCGTACACGAACGACAAGGGCAACGTTATCATCCACACGGCGCAGATCGTGGAGCAGTTCACGACGGAGCTGagcccgctgccgctctccatCTTTTCTCACCGCTTCATGTCAATAGCAGAGCAGATGGgcaacgcgctgcagcggacgAGCATCTCAACCAACATCAAAGAGCGTCTGGACTTCAGCTGCGCCATCTTCGACCCAGACGGTAACCTCGTCGCCAATGCGCCGCACATCCCCGTGCACCTCGGGGCTATGGGGGCCGCGgtgcgctggcagcgcgaCCACTACGGATCGGAGTGGAAGGAGGGCGACGTTATGTTGACGAACCACCCCGCCTGCGGCGGTAGCCACCTGCCCGACATTACCGTCATCTCCGCGTTCTTCCATGAAGGCAAGATCGTGTCCTACGTCGCCTCGCGTGGCCACCACGCCGACGTCGGGGGTACGACGCCGGGATCCATGCCGCCCTTCTCGAAGACACTCATGGAAGAAGGGGCGGCCATCAAGACACTGAAGCTGGTCCAGCAAGGCACCTTCAACGAGGACGGCATCCGCGAGGCCCTGCTCGCCCCCGGCAAGCTACCCGGCATGTCCGGTTGTCGCACCATCGAGGACAGCGTCTCTGACCTCCGTGCGCAGGTGGCCGCGAACAACCGCGGcattcagctgctgcagggacTGATCGAGTCCTATACTCTGGAGGTGGTGCAAGCATACATGAAGCACATCCAGACCACCGCCGAGCTCGCCGCACGCagggtgctgcagcgcatcgctCGCGAGTACGGCGAAGCCGCagagagcggcaccgcggaCACGGGTCTGGTGACGCTGCAGGCGACAGACTACATGGACGACGGCACGCCGATCTGCCTGCGCATCTCGATCCAGCCGGAGAGCGGCGAAGCCACGTTTGATTTCACCGGCTCCGGCAGCCAAGTACTGAACTCGACCAACTGCCCGACCGCCGTCGTGCACTCCTCCATCATCTACTGCATCCGCTGCCTCGTCGACTCCGACATTCCGCTGAACCAGGGCTGCATGAAGCCGAtcacggtggtggtgccgcccAACTCCATCCTGAGCCCCGACGAGGACCTTCCGGTAGTGGCGGGCAATGTGACGACGAGCCAGCGCGTGACGGATGTGGTACtcatggcgctgcgtgccgTCGCCAACTCACACGGCTGCATGAACAACTTCACTCTGGGCTCCAGCGACTTCGCCTATTACGAGACCAtctgtggcggcagcggcgccggcccAACCTTCGCCGGCACCTCTGCCGTGCACACGAACATGACAAATACGCGACTCACCGACCCAGAGATATTCGAGGCGCGCTACCCGATCCTACTGCGAACCTTCCGCATCCGCCGCGACTCTGGCGGTGCAGGCCTCCAccgcggtggcgacggcgtggtgCGCAGTGTGCTTGCGCTGCGTGACATGATCGCGGTAGTGCTGACGGAGCGGCGTGTGTTGGCGCCGCAGGGtctccttggcggcggcagcggcgagcggGGCTTGAACATGTTGTATGTGCCAGTCACCCCATCGCACACAGCCACCCTCGGCGCGCCTGTGTGGAAGAACGCGCACGACATGCTGCACGACAAGATGCGCGGGCCgtggatggaggaggagcaaaCAACCCTCTACCACCCTCGCAACATCGGCGGCAAAAATGTCGTGGATGTAAAGATGGGTGACATCATCACCCTCTAcactgccggcggtggcgggtgctacgccgcggcggcgtag